From Syngnathus typhle isolate RoL2023-S1 ecotype Sweden linkage group LG13, RoL_Styp_1.0, whole genome shotgun sequence, a single genomic window includes:
- the LOC133165544 gene encoding piezo-type mechanosensitive ion channel component 2 isoform X3, protein MTLKEKAVTSGRTAGAAGALQRISVVLPFNPVDVFKRKYGKSSPKGQTEAGGSAWEKSIRQIGFESVIGADAGNGIRIFVPDIGMCMVGGAIWFLCRSLVQKRPPEDMAQDNAHFQAEEQEEDEKLSLEDHILLEEDSDGGYEAEEDEEDEVEGEGEVADEEEEEEEEAKESAKMKILRLVAKVASKVKEVIGNLITTAGKVVVTILLGTTGMMLPSLTSAVYFFIFLFLCTWWSLRRTFDTLMFSCMCVLMAIFSAGHLVVLYLYQFQFFQESVAPDDGFIRYFGMSPIIQSDCGRTWKLMVHPKRKWHHFVNPVMLLLLYYTLATLIRLWLQEPIEQLTDDEEEDACEEDEPLGNGTNNSANRKRQMWWESRQGTDEKNLLSTQDAVSATEVVLAPNGTSFDFTVTDNGPRYLDLYATPQYKGGQSIGDSTAEKEDLRVYEVSLPPEDGESPSGEDKSEGSEDALTKRGVGAMVKVFHFIMKQSYICALIAMMAWSITYISWLTFVFLIWSCILWMVRDRRRYAMVSSPFMVAYGNLLIVLQYFFSFEGIAHVPGLSVPKKNLFHSISSKVLCLLSFWLLLRQTLTEKLEKQKEEEAGLLGVQVEEQKMKEEEKSETEDEQDVMHVLGNLVMALLVKYWIYICGGMFFFVSFEGNIVMYKIIYMMMFLSCVVLYQVHYEWWRRILKYFWMSVVMYTMLVLIAVYTFQFRSDSAENKDSFKDLGLEKFSVSELFTRIFIPTSFLLVCILHLHYFHDRFLQLTDLQAVVAKEESTIYRLVHPEGSLADLTMLSASSAEASLSRSKEEEQGEQTLVVVKDDSMSSAGETKPGGLSDARQSSTDDSQRFSTATETQSSTEQSSDLRSKWHLVVDRLTVLFLKFLEYFHKLQMFIWWLLEIHIIKIVSCYVVLVSIREVSLLNYVFLASWAFALPYSQYRPLASRVCSVWTCVIIVCKMLYQLESIKPLTYSKNCSMPAAYTPEQKNEMMGSLLYKDRVDPANWVGLQKSDDMLGYIRHNLLILALLAFEVTIYRHQLYFRVRNKLSPPAARIIFHDVTRQHLDVGIVCFIKYFINYFFYKFGLETCLLLGVNVIGQRMDFYAMLQAFALITVMYRRRRKAIAEIWPKYCCFLACMLTFQYLICIGIPPAACKDYPWRFPSYSTDSNVVMWLYVPDFLSRPNPSFLIYDFMLLLCASMQRQVFDDENKAAVRIMAGDNVEICRDLDASSFSVHNPVPDFIHCRSYLDMLKVIMFSYLFWFVLTIIFITGTTRISVFCMGYLVACFYFLLFGGELLLKPIKKILHYWDFLIAYNIFVITMKNILSILACGYINSLIPHKCWLIQLFSLACTIKQYKINTNQEHLNVDQRCELPSDDAGIIWDSICFAFLLLQRRVFMSYYFLHVVADIRASQILASRGAELFQATIVKAVRARLEEERKSVEQLKRQMERIKVRQQKFKRGKERMLSIAQESGEGQTLAPPPPDEEDEGAQRAKAKTKKKHWWRPWVDHASMVRSGEYYLFETDSEEEEEEDDMKDEEPPRRSAFQFLYRTWIKDPKAALKARARDKRKFWKRYTKGGRHKKSKKQETYLGIETDYLSDSQEQDDNSGPDNIFKRVFNIIKFTWVLLQTTVDSFTRWMNEVCREYIDISTVLRIERCMLTREVKKGNVPSRESIHVYYQKAMRLNMSRQASMDLLSEDESGGSLTGVRRRRRRQRAYPMESQASTASRDSISSAYTEATTLFSRQSTLEDLDGMPECIPKTSERPRPKLRKMYGLDMSTSSVDSGSSFVSRQGTAETIEEEVEDERDHREEGPQRLPQRSQELEESEDEGGACGESERHPQEDKLEVGQQIEHMEGPVLSDEGPEVEHEQKSVIWASFKQDEEPSNQLQEDAISESEGGGEGCQQDFPHTGDLMCPNDTDASKTSDGDVPPSYSKAVSFDRLEMSDDDSDEDRRRRRMLMTSDSRSDSRSDILLPSMTTELTASELLLNKMFYDEELDQSEKFYQNQPLVLQLCYALYNMLVAHSEMVCFLVIIINHMVSANFATLVLPVTIFLWAMLSVPRPSKRYWMTAIVYTEVTIVIKYFFQFGFFPFNQNKLLKDNPYHPPNIIGVEKKDGYVHYDLVQLLALFFHRSILKCHGLWDEDNPKEKRAASRQSESEDDGSRRDESERESEPTSASVAATNASSGRRGSTTTLRSINFGTSMDSGRVQLHKQQENTYQRRTSSSGGSHVSHRSLHSSDRAKRGSVTSRGSSHKDGSEASVHQKTKKQMILEKLKEQLFKARAYSVKIFMEIYVPMRQFFYDLIHPEYSAVTDVYVLMFLADTVDFIIIVFGFWAFGKHSAADITSSLSEDQVPGPFLVMVLIQFGTMVVDRALYLRKSVMGKVIFQVFLVFGIHFWMFFILPGVTEKRFNKNTVAQMWYFVKCIYFGLSAYQIRCGYPTRVLGNFLTKSYNYVNLFLFQGFRMVPFLTELRAVMDWVWTDTSLSLSSWICVEDIYAHIFILKCWRESEKRYPQPRGQKKKKVVKYGMGGMIVMLLICIVWFPLLFMSIIKSVAGVVNAPLDVSFEITLAGFQPIFTMSAQQKQLQEVSEKDFNYFIKQYNDNEKALEWLGGYMPGDLVIAELKGSSNSLWTISPPSRKTLIDMLALDEDFPITVSWSVQRNLSLGAKAETASGKRVTNLSNDTKRELVLLLRGDENQSHVILTDIFPRYIRAPSDSDAKPVEQLNKDEKMWNISVSLRQVKTTHRQLQEWWIVNQTERGPIKKSQNHDACLELYVFSDQVSPPSLGFLAGYGIMGLYASVVLVIGKFVREFFSGISHTIMFEELPNVDRILKLCTDIFLVRETGELDLEEDMYAKLIFLYRSPETMIKWTREKTQ, encoded by the exons CGTGATAGGTGCCGACGCGGGAAACGGCATTCGAATATTCGTACCGGACATCGGCATGTGCATGGTGGGGGGGGCCATCTGGTTTTTGTGTCGGAGTCTGGTACAGAAGAGGCCGCCTGAGGACATGGCTCAGGATAATGCCCATTTCCAAGCTGAGGAACAA gaagaagatgagaagctgAGCCTGGAAGATCACATCCTGCTGGAGGAGGACTCGGACGGTGGCTACGAGGctgaggaagacgaggaggatgAGGTTGAGGGAGAAGGTGAGGTggcggacgaggaggaggaagaagaagaagaagccaaggagagcgccAAGATGAAGATCCTGCGGCTGGTGGCAAAGGTGGCATCCAAAGTCAAGGAGGTCATTGGAAACCTGATCACCACGGCAGGGAAGGTGGTGGTGACCATCTTGTTGGGGACCACAG ggaTGATGCTTCCTTCCCTCACCTCGGCCGTCTACTTCTTCATCTTCCTATTCCTGTGCACCTGGTGGTCTCTGCGCCGCACTTTCGACACGCTAATGTTCAGCTGCATGTGCGTGCTGATGGCCATCTTCAGTGCCGGCCATCTGGTGGTTCTCTACCTCTACCAGTTCCAGTTTTTCCAGGAGTCAGTCGCGCCAGACGACGGCTTCATCAG GTACTTTGGCATGTCACCCATCATTCAGAGTGACTGCGGCCGCACGTGGAAGCTAATGGTGCACCCCAAGAGAAAGTGGCACCATTTTGTCAACCCTGTCATGCTGCTGCTTCTCTATTATACACTGGCCACGCTCATACGCCTCTGGCTGCAGGAGCCTATTGAACAGCTGACC GATGACGAAGAGGAAGACGCGTGCGAGGAAGACGAGCCGCTCGGGAACGGGACAAATAACTCAGCCAACAGGAAGAGGCAGATGTGGTGGGAGTCCAGGCAAGGCACAGACGAGAAAAAT TTGCTCTCCACTCAGGATGCTGTCAGTGCAACCGAG GTTGTGCTAGCTCCCAACGGAACGTCCTTTGACTTCACGGTGACTGACAACGGTCCGCGCTATCTGGACCTGTACGCCACTCCTCAGTACAAAGGAGGCCAGTCCATTGGTGACTCCACAG CAGAGAAGGAAGACCTGCGCGTGTACGAGGTGAGCCTTCCTCCCGAAGACGGGGAATCGCCCTCGGGAGAGGACAAGTCCGAGGGAAGTGAGGACGCCCTGACCAAGCGAGGCGTGGGCGCCATGGTCAAAGTTTTCCACTTCATCATGAAACAGAGTTACATCTGCGCGCTCATCGCCATGATG GCGTGGAGCATCACATACATCTCGTGGCTTACCTTCGTCTTCCTCATCTGGTCCTGCATCCTGTGGATGGTGCGCGACCGTCGGCGCTACGCCATGGTGTCGTCACCCTTCATGGTGGCCTACGGCAACCTCTTGATTGTCCTGCAATACTTCTTCAGCTTTGAGGGCATCGCGCACGTGCCGGGACTCTCCGTGCCCAAAAAGAACCTCTTTCATTCAATTTCCTCCAAG GTGTTGTGTCTGTTGAGCTTTTGGCTGCTGTTGAGGCAGACCCTCACTGAGAAGTTAGAGAAGCAAAAGGAGGAAGAGGCGGGTCTCTTAGGGGTTCAGGTGGAGGAGCAAAAGATGAAAG AGGAAGAGAAATCTGAGACTGAGGACGAACAGGACGTCATGCACGTGCTGGGCAACTTGGTGATGGCCCTGCTGGTCAAATACTGGATCTATATCTGTGGCGGCATGTTCTTCTTCGTCAGCTTTGAGGGGAACATCGTCATGTACAAGATCATCTACATGATGATGTTCCTTTCCTGCGTGGTGCTCTACCAG GTGCACTACGAGTGGTGGCGAAGAATCCTTAAATACTTCTGGATGTCTGTGGTGATGTACACCATGCTGGTGCTCATCGCCGTTTACACCTTCCAGTTCAGATCCGACTCGGCGGAGAACAAAGACAG TTTCAAGGATTTGGGCCTGGAGAAATTTTCAGTGTCCGAGCTATTCACCAGGATCTTCATCCCTACCTCCTTCTTGCTAGTGTGCATCCTGCACCTGCACTACTTCCACGATCGCTTCCTGCAGCTCACCGACCTGCAAGCGGTGGTGGCCAAAGAAGAGAGCACTATCTATAG GCTGGTTCACCCGGAAGGCAGCCTGGCTGACCTCACAATGCTCAGCGCCAGCTCCGCCGAGGCCTCGCTGTCCCGGAGCAAGGAGGAAGAGCAGGGGGAGCAGACTCTGGTAGTAGTGAAGGACGACTCGATGTCTTCGGCGGGTGAGACCAAGCCAGGCGGCCTCTCCGACGCCAGGCAGTCCAGCACCGACGACAGCCAGCGCTTCAGCACGGCCACCGAGACCCAATCCAGCACCGAGCAGAGTTCCG ATCTGAGGAGCAAGTGGCATTTGGTCGTGGACCGGCTGACAGTGCTCTTCCTCAAGTTCCTCGAGTACTTCCATAAACTGCAGATGTTCATCTGGTGGCTGCTAGAGATCCACATCATTAAGATTGTCTCCTGCTACGTGGTGCTGGTCTCCATCCGCGAG GTATCGTTGCTCAACTACGTATTCCTGGCATCGTGGGCCTTTGCGCTGCCCTACAGCCAGTATCGGCCTCTGGCGTCCCGCGTGTGCAGCGTCTGGACGTGCGTCATCATCGTGTGCAAGATGTTGTACCAGCTCGAATCCATCAAGCCGCTAACGTACTCCAAGAACTGCTCCATG CCGGCTGCCTACACCCCTGAGCAAAAGAATGAGATGATGGGCTCTCTGCTCTACAAAGATCGGGTGGATCCTGCTAACTGGGTGGGCCTACAAAAGAGCGACGACATGCTGGGCTACATCAGG CACAACCTCCTGATCCTGGCTCTGCTGGCGTTCGAGGTGACCATCTACCGCCACCAACTGTACTTCCGTGTGAGGAACAAGCTGTCGCCTCCTGCTGCTCGCATTATCTTCCACGACGTGACGCGGCAACACCTAGACGTGGGCATCGTGTGCTTCATCAAATACTTCATCAACTACTTCTTCTACAAGTTCGGACTAGAG ACTTGCCTGCTGCTGGGCGTGAATGTGATTGGCCAGCGGATGGACTTCTACGCCATGCTGCAGGCCTTCGCCCTCATCACCGTCATGTACCGGCGCCGCAGGAAGGCCATCGCTGAGATCTGGCCCAAGTACTGCTGCTTCCTGGCCTGCATGCTCACCTTCCAGTACTTGATCTGCATCGGGATCCCCCCCGCGGCGTGTAAAG ACTATCCTTGGAGATTCCCGAGCTATTCAACAGACTCCAACGTGGTCATGTGGCTCTATGTTCCCGATTTCCTCTCCAGGCCCAATCCGTCTTTTCTCATCT ATGACTTCATGCTGCTGCTGTGCGCCTCCATGCAGAGGCAAGTGTTTGACGACGAGAACAAGGCGGCCGTGCGCATTATGGCTGGAGACAACGTGGAGATCTGCAGGGACTTGGACGCGTCCTCCTTTAGCGTCCACAACCCCGTCCCTGACTTCATCCACTGCAG GTCGTACTTGGACATGCTGAAGGTGATCATGTTCAGCTATCTGTTCTGGTTCGTGTTGACAATCATTTTCATCACGGGCACCACGCGCATCAGCGTGTTCTGCATGGGCTACCTGGTGGCCTGTTTCTACTTCCTGCTCTTCGGCGGTGAGCTCCTGCTCAAGCCCATCAAAAAAATTCTCCACTACTGGGACTTCCTCATTGCCTACAACATCTTTGTCATCACCATGAAGAACATTTTGTCT attcTGGCTTGTGGATACATCAACTCTCTGATCCCCCACAAGTGCTGGCTCATTCAGCTCTTCAGTCTGGCATGCACCATCAAGCAATACAAAATCAACACCAACCAGGAACATCTCA ATGTGGACCAGCGGTGCGAGCTGCCCAGCGACGATGCAGGCATCATCTGGGACAGCATATGCTTTGCCTTCCTGCTGCTGCAGCGGCGCGTCTTCATGAGCTACTACTTCCTGCACGTGGTGGCCGACATCAGAGCCTCCCAGATCCTCGCCTCCAG GGGGGCAGAGCTTTTCCAGGCCACCATCGTGAAGGCAGTGCGGGCACGCTTGGAGGAGGAGCGTAAATCTGTGGAGCAGCTGAAACGACA GATGGAGCGCATTAAGGTGCGGCAGCAAAAGTTCAAGCGTGGCAAGGAGAGGATGCTGAGCATAGCGCAGGAGTCAGGGGAGGGACAGACGcttgccccgccccctcccgacgaggaggacgagg GAGCGCAGCGAGCCAAAGCcaagaccaaaaaaaagcaCTGGTGGAGGCCGTGGGTTGACCATGCTTCCA TGGTTAGAAGCGGCGAGTATTACTTGTTTGAGaccgacagcgaggaggaggaggaagaggacgatATGAAAGACGAGGAGCCACCGAGGAGGTCCGCCTTCCAG TTCCTCTACCGTACGTGGATCAAAGACCCTAAAGCAGCCCTGAAGGCAAGAGCCAGAGACAAACGCAAGTTCTGGAAGAGATACACCAAAGGAGGCAGACACAAGAAAAGCAAAAAGCAGG AAACTTACTTGGGCATCGAGACGGACTACCTGTCCGACAGCCAAGAACAAGACGATAACTCTGGCCCAG ACAACATCTTCAAGCGTGTGTTCAACATCATCAAGTTCACATGGGTGTTGCTGCAGACCACCGTGGACAGCTTCACCCGCTGGATGAACGAAGTGTGCCGGGAATACATCGACATCTCCACCGTGCTGCGCATTGAGCGCTGCATGCTTACCAGGGAGGTCAAGAAG GGCAACGTGCCGTCCAGGGAGAGCATTCACGTGTACTACCAGAAGGCCATGCGGCTCAACATGTCACGGCAGGCCAGCATGGACCTCCTCAGTGAGGATGAGTCGGGGGGGAGTTTGACGGGggtccggcggcggcggcgacggcagAGAGCCTACCCAATGGAGAGCCAGGCCTCCACGGCCTCCAGGGACAGCATATCGAG CGCCTACACCGAGGCCACCACCCTGTTTTCTCGTCAGTCCACCTTGGAGGACCTGGACGGGATGCCCGAGTGCATCCCCAAAACCAGCGAGCGCCCACGGCCCAAACTGCGCAAGATGTACGGCCTGGATATGTCCACCTCGTCCGTAGACAGCGGCAGCAGCTTCGTGTCCAG ACAGGGCACCGCGGAAACCATAGAAGAAGAAGTGGAGGATGAGCGGGATCATCGCGAGGAAGGACCACAACGTCTTCCTCAGAGGTCCCAGGAACTGGAGGAGTCTGAGGATGAGGGTGGAGCCTGCGGTGAATCAGAGAGGCATCCTCAGGAAGACAAGTTGGAAGTGGGACAGCAAATAGAACATATGGAGGGGCCTGTTCTCAGCGACGAGGGACCGGAAGTGGAACATGAGCAGAAGAGTGTCATCTGGGCGTCTTTCAAGCAAGACGAAGAGCCTTCTAATCAACTCCAAGAGGACGCCATTAGTGAGAGCGAGGGTGGAGGAGAAGGATGTCAGCAGGACTTTCCACACACAGGGGATCTCATGTGCCCCAATGACACGGACGCCTCAAAGACGTCGGACGGCGACGTGCCGCCCAGCTACAGCAAGGCGGTCAGCTTCGACCGTCTGGAGATGAGCGACGACGACAGCGACGAGGATAGGAGACGGCGGCGCATGCTCATGACCTCAGACAGCCGCTCGGACAGCAGGTCCGACATCTTGCTGCCTTCCATGACCACGGAGCTGACGGCCAGCGAGCTGCTGCTCAACAA GATGTTCTACGATGAGGAGCTGGACCAGTCAGAGAAGTTCTACCAGAACCAGCCGCTGGTTCTGCAGCTGTGCTATGCCTTGTACAACATGCTAGTGGCGCACTCTGAAATGGTTTGCTTCctggtcatcatcatcaaccaCATGGTGTCGGCCAACTTTGCCACGCTGGTGCTGCCCGTCACCATCTTCCTGTGGGCCATGCTGTCGGTGCCGAGGCCCAGCAAGCGCTACTGGATGACCGCCATCGTCTACACCGAG GTTACCATTGTCATCAAGTACTTTTTCCAGTTTGGCTTCTTTCCTTTTAACCAAAACAAGTTACTAAAGGACAACCCTTACCACCCGCCCAACATCATCGGTGTGGAGAAAAAGGACGGCTATGTTCACTACGATCTAGTCCAACTCCTGGCGCTCTTCTTTCACAGGTCCATcctcaag TGCCACGGCCTGTGGGACGAGGACAACCCCAAGGAGAAGAGGGCGGCGTCCCGTCAGAGTGAGTCAGAGGATGATGGGAGCCGTAGAGACGAGAGCGAGAGGGAGTCGGAACCCACCTCCGCTTCCGTCGCCGCCACCAATGCCTCCTCAGGGCGGCGTGGCTCCACCACCACTTTACGCTCCATCAACTTTGGCACCTCCATGGACTCGGGGCGAGTGCAACTGCACAAACAGCAGGAGAACACCTACCAGCGGCGCACCAGTTCCAGCGGGGGCTCGCACGTCTCACACAGATCCCTGCACTCGTCCGACCGAGCCAAGCGGG GAAGCGTCACCTCCCGCGGCAGCAGCCACAAGGACGGCAGCGAAGCCAGCGTGCATCAGAAGACCAAGAAGCAAATGATCCTGGAGAAGCTCAAGGAGCAGCTCTTCAAGGCCAGAGCTTATAGTGTCAAGAT CTTCATGGAGATCTACGTGCCCATGCGTCAGTTCTTCTATGACCTCATCCACCCCGAGTACAGCGCCGTCACCGACGTCTACGTGCTCATGTTCCTTGCCGACACCGTCGACTTCATCATCATCGTCTTTGGCTTCTGGGCTTTTGGC AAACACTCGGCGGCAGACATCACTTCGTCGCTGTCAGAGGATCAGGTCCCTGGACCTTTCTTAGTGATGGTCCTCATCCAGTTTGGGACCATGGTGGTGGACCGCGCCCTCTACCTGCGCAAGTCTGTCATGGGCAAGGTCATCTTCCAGGTCTTCCTGGTCTTCGGCATCCACTTCTGGATGTTCTTCATCCTGCCGGGAGTCACAGAGAA GCGTTTCAACAAGAACACCGTGGCCCAGATGTGGTATTTTGTCAAGTGCATCTACTTTGGGTTGTCGGCGTATCAGATCCGCTGCGGTTATCCCACCCGTGTGTTGGGGAACTTCCTCACCAAGAGCTACAATTATGTCAACCTCTTCCTCTTTCAAGG GTTCCGTATGGTTCCGTTCCTGACTGAGCTGCGTGCCGTGATGGACTGGGTGTGGACGGACACGTCACTGTCTCTGTCCAGCTGGATCTGTGTGGAGGACATCTACGCTCACATCTTCATCCTCAAATGCTGGCGAGAGTCAGAGAAG AGGTACCCTCAGCCACGAggccagaagaagaaaaaggtgGTGAAGTACGGCATGGGCGGGATGATCGTGATGCTGCTCATCTGCATCGTGTGGTTCCCGCTGCTCTTCATGTCGATCATCAAGTCCGTGGCCGGCGTGGTCAACGCGCCTCTGGACGTCTCCTTCGAGATTACACTGGCGGGATTCCAG CCCATCTTCACCATGAGCGCTCAGCAGAAACAACTGCAAGAAGTCTCGGAGAAAGACTTTAACTATTTCATCAAACAGTACAATGATAATGAG AAAGCGCTGGAGTGGCTGGGGGGCTACATGCCGGGTGACTTGGTGATCGCAGAGCTGAAGGGCAGCTCCAACTCTCTGTGGACCATCAGCCCCCCAAGCAGGAAAACCCTCATTGACATGCTGGCTCTGGATGAGGACTTCCCCATCACGGTGTCCTGGTCCGTGCAGCGCAACTTAAGCTTGGGAGCCAAGGCGGAGACGGCGTCCGGCAAACGGGTCACCAATCTCTCCAACGATACCAAGAGGGAACTCGTGCTGCTGCTCAGGGGAGACGAGAACCAGTCGCACGT GATACTCACCGACATCTTCCCGCGCTACATCAGAGCGCCCAGCGACTCCGACGCCAAGCCCGTTGAGCAGCTGAATAAAG ACGAGAAGATGTGGAACATCAGCGTGAGCCTACGGCAAGTGAAGACGACCCACCGTCAGCTCCAGGAGTGGTGGATTGTCAACCAGACGGAGCGCGGACCCATCAAAAAGAGTCAGAACCACGATGCCTGCCTGGAGCTTTACGTCTTCAGCGACCAAGTCAGCCCACCCAGCCTGGGCTTCCTGGCCGGATACGG GATCATGGGCCTATACGCGTCAGTGGTGCTGGTGATCGGCAAGTTTGTGCGCGAGTTCTTCAGCGGCATCTCGCACACTATCATGTTTGAGGAGCTGCCCAATGTGGACCGCATCCTCAAGCTGTGCACCGACATCTTCCTGGTGCGCGAGACGGGAGAGCTGGACCTGGAGGAGGACATGTATGCCAAGCTCATTTTTCTCTATCGCTCGCCCGAGACCATGATCAAGTGGACACGCGAGAAGACTCAGTGA